Part of the Candoia aspera isolate rCanAsp1 chromosome 1, rCanAsp1.hap2, whole genome shotgun sequence genome, GCCAAGGTGAAGGCAGGCAGTGAGCGCCGTTTCCCACCTTAAAAGCGCCACTCTTGGTGATGTCACGTCGGAAATTTACCAAAGCAAGATCTAGCCAACTGTACCGAGAGATCCAGCCCCTTGACTGGCTGATTGGGCAGACGGCACTGACGTGCACTGACGCTTGGAGACTTGAGGTGCATGTTGGCTGTGCAATACGGAGCCCACATAAACAAAGGCACATTGGAGGGAAGGGCCAGTCTGTCCTGCTTGCTCGCCCCGCGCTTCGCTCGTACTGTACTTCCCGAAGGAGCGAAAGGAGAGCGCGTGTCCGCGCACGGGCAGAGGCGAGTGAAGCCGAAAGGAAAACGAGAACGAAGGGAACGGCGGCAAGAGGTGCCCCTCCGCTTCCTTCCTTCGCCCGCCCAGCCGCCCTGGGAATCCGAACTGCCAacagttgaatgaatgaatgaatgaatgaatgaaagagacACGCCACCTAACAAGTAAGTGGATCGCGCCGCTGTCTGCGACGGAGAATATATTCTGCCTTCTGGTTGGATGATgcaccatttttttccttcaggcaAAGAAAAGTAGCCCGGAGGTCGGGTGGGGTGAGATGGAGGGATTGGGGCGGGGGAAGATCGCGGCTgccagaaataaaatgttaatacaCACACCCCACCCCGTGGTGGCTTATCTAAAAGGGCCTCGCCTACCGGCCTTCAGATCTGGAGACCTTCTCACAGCCCACCTCACAAGTTCCATCCCCCAAAGTGTGGATTTTCGGGTAGAAGGCCGGAAGAGGCAACTTTGAGCGCAGCCCCTGTGCTTGGGCTTCGGGGCTCAGGGCCGCGGCGTCCCATCCTGTGAAGGAGGTCCGCGGCGGGGCATCAGTCCCAGGAAAAAAAGTTGTTGGGCGGATCTGGGTTGCTTGGGAACGACTTTGATCTCCGTCAGCTGCAAGGCTTAGCGAAGGGAGGACCGGCGCTCCGTCCTCGAGTCCTTCACTGCCTTTCGCGTTGATTGCCGCCGGAGGTGGGGATACTGTAATAAATTAGTCTAGAGCACGCCGCTTTATAGTGGGGCCGGCCGGCCTTCTTGCCTGGTGTAGATgggagacaggaaggagggaaaaTCGCCCCCAGCCCTAGTCTGAACGTCTTAGCAGGTTTGTACAGAGTGGGGGAGATTATCAGGATGCTGGACTAAATCTACCGATTGCTCAAGAGAGTGTTGGCTTTGAACGGAACTTGAATTAAGGGCACAAGACTTCGGAGCAGAAGCAGAGAGGAGTCGCCGAGTTTGGCTGACTGGGTTGAGCAAAGTATGAAACTTCCTAGGGTTTGTTTCTTGTATGCCCTGAGAAGCTGTTCTGGGGGAGGGGGTGATATCGTAGGGATGCAATCATTGGAAAAGCCCCCGGAAAAAAACGATTTGCGTCAGTTCCGAAGGGGATCCGGAAGAGGTGGCAGAGGTATTCCCTTTTCCCGTTTAATTCTGCTGCGTTACTTTGCCACGCGCATCTTTCGGAACCTCCGGCTCTCCCGCGTGCAGCTCAGCGGCTGGGGTTGCTAGCTTCTTTGGCCTTTAATCGCCTTCGCCTTTGTGCGCGCGCGTgcgagcgagcgagcgggcgACTGCGTGCTCTAATTAATGCCGTTTCTGCCACTCTGCCCCTTTGAAGATTTGGAAGCCGAAGACTGGCAGAATGTCGAGGGGAAACGAGAGCGTGGgcccctctttctcctcccccctcccgtCGCGCTTCTCATTCTTATCTCAAGACACTGACACCCCGCTTGCAGTGAAGAGAAGTTAGCCCACTGGGATTGCAAACACGCGTTCTGAGGCTTTCGGGAGCTGTCAGGTGTAAGAGTTTGCGTGAGCGTGCATCTCTGCGGGCAGATGCGTGTGGACAAGCTATTAGGGAGTAGGAAGGGATAACTTGAAGTGTCTGAATACTTTTGCTGCACAACGAGGAAAAAAATAGCGTAATGAGAACAAGAAAAGCCCCACAGGCAAGGGATTTTCTTTTCCACCCTCATCCAGCGGAAGATAAGCTCTCTGCCCATTACGGCTAGTGGAGAACCCTGTTCCCAGCTCTCCTTTCCACCTCTGGGCCTGAAGGGAAGTCCAGCTGGTGACGCGAGGGATTTTGTGGTGCCCGCTCATCCTCGCTGCCCCTTGGTCCAAGTGAGGCTGAAAGAGTAACGCCGTCTCCCTCTCTGCACTTTGCCCGTCTGTTTCAGGGAGCAACCGGACAGGCTGGAGTCCTCAGCGCCTCGCTCAAGTCTTGGCAACTCGTCTCTCCGCTGACTTCCGACGCTGTCTGCCTTCAATTCTCCCGAAAACGCCACTCACGCGGCTGAAGGTGGGTGACGCGGGTTGATCCTTCGCTCCCGCCCCCGGCCAACCAGGAAGTCAAACTCTCTCAGACCCAGAGAAGGCGGCCTCTGCCTCCAGCCGGAGTTGGGCTCGCGGAActggggagagaaggagggatcGTGTACACGTGCGTgcgggtggggaggagaggaagtGCTGGGCCCCACTCTCAGCAGCTGGAGCGAGCAGCCCCGCATCTAGCCTCCGTTGGGCTTGGCAGCGGGGGAGTTGCTCTCTACTTAGAGGACACCCCGTCTCCACCCCCGACGACGCTCACTTTCCCTTctgctctctcccctccctctatATACTAGCCCTTCGGTGCTACCTGCCTGCCCACTTCCTCACCTCCCTTCAGTTCGCGTTTTACCTCCCTTTCTGCCACCGCTTGCCCTGCCCTCGTCCCGCCTCGTCTGCCTGCCCCATTCCCTGGTATCTTCCTCCCCTCCTGGCTTGGCCACTTTGGGGGGAGAGAATGGGTGGGCGTGGGCCGAGGAATGGGATTGTTGCCCAGGAAAGCTGAGCCATGCTCTTGTTGTGCCGTGTTTCGTTTGCAGCCATGCCCTGCGTCCAGGCTCAGTACGGGTCCTCGCCGCAAGGAGCCAGCCCGGCCACGCAGAGCTACGCGTACCACCACTCGGCGGCTGCCGGGGAGTACAGCTCGGACTTCTTAACGCCCGAGTTTGTCAAGTTTAGCATGGACCTGACCAACACTGAAATCACTGCCACCACTTCTCTCCCCAGCTTCAGTACCTTTATGGACAACtacggcgccgccgccgccgccgccgcgggttACGACGTCAAGCCGCCCTGCCTGTACCAAATGCCGTCGCAGCCCCCGCCACCCCCGCCACCGGCGCCCTCCATCAAGGTCGAGGAGCTGTCCCTGCACAGCCATGGCtacccgccgccgccgcagccCCCCGCCGCCGGCGGGCCGCAGCCGCCTGACGAGCTGGCCGTCTACTACAAACCCTGCGCCTCGCCGCCCACCCCGGCCGCTGGTTTCGCGCCGGGTCAAAGTGTCTGGGACGAGGCCGGGCCGCTGCATGgcttccatcaccaccaccaccatcaccaccaggCCTACGGCGGGGCGGCAGGAGGAgcggctggcggcggcggcggcggcggcgtgcACAAGGCGGCCCCGACGGCCGTGCCGCGTCTCTCGCTTTTCTCCTTCAAGCAATCGCCGCCCGGCGCACCGGTGGGCAGCTGCCAGATGCGCTTCGACGGGCCCCTGCACGCCCTGCCGCTCAACGGCGAGCCCTCGGGCCACGGGCCTGgcgcccaccaccaccaccaccaccaccaccaccatcacgaCGGGCAGCCCTTCGCCCTGCCCAACCCTATCCGCAAGCAGGCCACTGCCGCCGCCGTCGGGTTCCCCGGACTGCAGATCGGGCATGCCTCCCAACTCCTGGACGCCCAGGTGCCTTCGCCACCTTCACGGGGCTCGCCCTCCAACGAGGGTCTGTGCGCCGTCTGCGGGGACAACGCTGCTTGCCAGCACTACGGCGTGCGCACCTGCGAGGGCTGCAAAGGCTTCTTCAAGGTGAGCCGCTGCCTCCCGGGGAGGCGGGGGAGGGAGGAGGTCGTATGCGCCTGTCACCCAGATGCCAACCGTTATGCAGCTGATctcccatccttccttccatccccTTCACTGTATCCCTCGTTTATCGATCACCTGCAAGTCCTCACCTCCACTGAGTAGAAACTAACTCACTTTAGACTACAGCTGTTGTCAATCTCAGGATTGGGCATCCAGATAGAACAGGATGTCCAATCCACCCTTGGAGTATTCAGATCACAAGGTATTAAAGGGGGTGTGTGTCTAGCCTTAGCCCCCTTCCTGTCTCCCAGTGTTAGCTGAGTTCAGAATGATTTAGGATGTTTTAGATCAAATTCcacacttagttttttttttagttcaaagGGATAGGAAAAAGGTCAGGATGACAGAAGCCAGTAGGATCCTCACTTTATTAAATGGCATATATTGTCCCATCTATTCACTTCCTGCCTGTTAGACTGTTGCCCTCTAATTCCTAAAATAGTTTGGACTCCTTGTACAGAGAGAGTTGGGCCACGTTTGTATACACTAGATGGGAATATGCCACGCAAACCACAAAGAAAGCTCGGTTTTGTTGTCGGAAGTCAGATTCAAGGCCTAGTTATTCTTGCTTTATTAAGAATAACATTTCACTCCTAGGCTCCCCCAAATGTCGCAACCCTTCTGTTTACCACGTTCTTCCTACCCAGATATTGGTGGAGGTAGTGCAGCAGAAGAGGAACTAGCCCCTTTAGCAGATGCATTCCTCTGCATCATTTTCTAAACCGCGAGAAGAAAAGGTGCTTGAAAGAATTAGGAATTGTTCTTATTTAATCGCGAGCTTTGAAGCAGGAAGAGAAAGTGCCACAAAGTCCAGattctctttgtttcttccttcctccctcataACCAATCCGTGGTCCAAGGGGTTTCAAAAGGTGCTCGACGTGTATTAGGCCTCTTCCCTAAACTATAATCTACAAAAATCATCTGCAACAGAGAACGAGCTGTTCGATGCCTGTTGCCCTCTCCTAATTTCCTCATGTTTCCCTCGTCGGTCCCCGTTCCACCTGggtgcgcgcgcgtgtgtgtgttcCTCCTGTCTGTGCAGGAGTTGAGCTgcgcggggtggggggtgggggcttttGCAATTAATTTGCGTTGGGACCGAAATTGCTTAGGACAGAGAACCGTGTCTAAGCTAACAAAGTGGAACGGCAATCCCGATGGACGAATTAagttatctccccccccccccattgaacaACCGCGtcctttgaaagaaaaggaatgaaaacaaCAGGACTGCGTCGGATTTGTGTTGACTGAACGGCTCGTTGTTCAGCTTATAGCAGGCTGGCCAGAAGTTGCGTGGCGAGCCCGCtccccattttttctttcctcGCTGGAGGCCTTGGAAAAAGAGAGACCGCTCGAgcgagagagggaggaggaggaatcttCTCAGCCTGCGACGTGCCTTAAACTCAGGCCGCCTTCCTGGGCCCCGCTCCTCAcctttcctctcccttcccctcctttcccGTATCTGCAGCGCACGGTCCAGAAAAACGCCAAGTACGTTTGCCTAGCGAATAAGAACTGCCCAGTGGACAAACGCCGTCGGAATCGGTGCCAGTACTGTCGTTTTCAGAAGTGCCTTGCTGTCGGCATGGTCAAAGAAGGTACAGCCTGCCGGTGGGCGGGAGCCTGGGGTGGCCACAGGCGCAGGCGGAGCAGCAGCGGGACCTAGCAGGCGTCCTCAGTCGCGGCGAGAGGGGCGAAGTCTCAGCTGAGCGCGCGCGCGGCATCTGCGCTGGCCATTCTTCTGGCCCTTGGGCGGCCCTTGGCTTCCCGCGTTCGGGCCGGACTTCAGTGGGGTTTCGCGCGCATAAACCCTGGGGGAGTAGCAGGAGGCTAAGACCTGTACAAACCCAGATAAGACCTAAGATAACCTTTCCTGGGACACAACCCTTGCAGGGGCTGGGTTGGCTGCCTTAGTTTTAACCTAAAGGGATTCCAGGAGGCCAAGCCAGGAGGCTATACCAGGAGGTTACGCTCCCGACCGGTTTTTCTAAACTCATTTAAAAAGCCAGCCTCACTGTTTGGAAGCAAAACCTCATTGAAATTGAGTGTTGGGGCCAAATGAAGCCCAGGAAACACTAAAATACTAACAGCCCCAATTTCTCCTTGGAAACTTTTCTCTGGGCAGGGATATTCAGCAACATACTTTTGGGCCCAGCAGAAGAACAAGTCACTGGATGGGCAGGTTGCATTTTATTCTTCTCTGCATGGCCAGGCGACCTGAGGCACATTCTCTTTTACAGTGGTTCGCACAGACAGCTTAAAAGGCCGAAGGGGTCGCTTGCCCTCGAAACCGAAGAGCCCCCAGGAGCCTTCTCCCCCTTCGCCCCCGGTGAGTCTGATCAGTGCCCTGGTGAGAGCTCATGTCGACTCCAACCCGGCTATGACCAGCCTGGACTATTCCAGGGTAAGCTGGAGACAATATTCACCTATGGGTCCACCTCGCGGGCCACAAAATAAAACATGCCTAGCCCATACCAAGGTCATTATCTCTTCTGCCTCCACTTGAAGTGATTGTGCAGACATCTCCAAGGTGTCGATGTCCCAGAGGGCTGTTAGGTGTCCTGGCAAGaatcagggtgtgtgtgtgtgtgtgtgcacgtgtgcacGTGTGTCTGCTGAAGGGGGAAGGGAAACTTCCAGAAGATGTAGGTTGCATTTCTCTATACACTTCTTGGACTGTAGGCTCATTGTGCGAAATAACTTTTTACTACTAGTTAAATGTATATCAGATCGCTTTGTTCAATACTAGAAGTTATTATCTCCCCACATTTCCCCCTGCCAGTAACTGAAGCAATGCTTTGATttgaaaaggaggtgtttgcgtTCAGATATGCTTGGGAAATGAAAGACATTAAGAAACTTTAAACCCAGGGCACTACACTCCCAAAGGAGGTGACCAGAGGACCAGCCTCCTGGAAACTTACCTTCAACTCCTTAGTACAgattgtgtgtgcgtgtttgtttttctgctttatggGGACACATGATGTGAGTTAGGTAAGGAGAGTCACCTCTTCTTCAGGGTATTATTATTTCCTCCCTTCACACAGTAGAGCCACAAGTGAATGTACACTTTTGAATACATAAGTGAAATATAATGGTAGAGACCCACACCCATTTGTGCTGAATGCATTTTACATGTTGGTATTGTGGTACAGATTGTGGTTCAGATTACCCCTCCCACCTCCCACTTAGCTTCATTATCACAGCCGCTCATTTTTCTGAACTGGCTTTCCAGAGGCTAAGCCAAGCCTGTGGGACCTTTGCTTCAGGTATCTTTCCAGAGTGTTTAAAGCCGACCcttcctcctggccacaactgttTCCCCTCTTTGAGTGGCCATCCCTCCTAGCGCCACCCCTAATTGAATTAATTGCCCTGGAACATCTAATTTCCTCACTGGCCAGAGTGAGGTTTAATTGTTATAAAAACTTGGCTCCCCTCCTTGAAATGGGGTTAGCAATTTCACGGGCTATAGATTTCAGAGAGCCTCATTAAATTGCTGGggtctttttctcttccctcccctccccatcttcCTTGCAACGGAATCCCAGTTCCAGGCAAACCCAGATTATCAGATGAGCGGTGATGACACGCAGCACATCCAGCAGTTTTATGATCTCTTGACTGGTTCCATGGATATCATCCGGGGCTGGGCAGAAAAGATCCCCGGCTTCACTGATCTTCCCAAACAAGACCAGGATCTGCTGTTTGAATCTGCCTTCCTGGAGCTTTTCGTCCTGCGGCTAGCCTACAGGTAAGCAGGAAGTGCTCTCTCAAAGTTGAAGGCCACCTGCATGTGTATGCTTGAATGTGCACGCCTGTGGAATGCATGTGCACGCGCACACAGAGACACATCTCTTGCAGTCCTTCTGATGAGGAAACCCTGCTCTGCTGCCGTTCAAGGTCCGCTGAGCTGCCTTTTATTAACTCCTCAGTAATTAGGTCCCTCTTAAGCCCTCCATTTATTGCTTGGCGAATAATTAGTTGTTTGCCTTTCTCTattcccctcctccccttctctGGTTGCCCCGTGAACCCCCGGCAGGTCGAACCCAGTGGAAGGGAAGCTAATCTTTTGCAATGGTGTGGTCCTGCACCGGCTGCAATGTGTCCGCGGCTTCGGAGAATGGATCGACTCCATTGTGGAGTTCTCTTCCAGCCTGCAGAACATGAACGTCGATATCTCCGCCTTCTCCTGCATCGCTGCCCTAGCCATGGTGACAGGTGAGCCCCAGCTCCCcgctcttcctctttcttctgatCACCCTGGGGTGTTTTACTTTGGATTAATTGATCTGGAATAAGTAACCAGTTTTCCAGTCTTAGTGATGAATATAGATTAAAAATTTTAAGGCACTCCTAGTTGGACAGAAATTCACACCCTTCCAATAAGGAGTTAAAATCCACAATAGTCACACCCCTCACCCTTATTTCATTCTAGCATTTTTTATTGCATATAGGGATTTCTCACTTCTTTTCCCATAAACTGCTGCCTTTTATTCTGGATTAAGTAAAGATATTCCTTCAACCTTCCTATATTCCTATTTGAGGTAAACTAGAGTTTATCATCACTTCCCAGCTGAATATGAATTAATCCAGAATAATTGCCCTTTTCTACAATCACTATTGGCAATAGGGAATAGAATTCACAAATCAAGACTTATGCATGAAGACATGTTtatgttcacatgacacactgaaccacacAGTAGCCAATCATATTATAGGCTAGTTTTGTGCACGTCCAACCCCTGTGATTAATTTAGGGTTCAGTGTGCCTGCCAATCCAGAATATTGGGTTAATTGATCAAACCATGGGGTTGTTCTTTTAACACAGCCTTTATAAGAGAGAAAATTCACGTTTGAGTTACTATCATACAGTTGGTTCTGTGGCACACTGGAAGTTCAAGGGTACTGACTCAAATGGAGGAGTTACAGTTTCACACAACTGCAATTTCACATTGCAGTCTAATTTACAGCTACTTCAAAGAAAGTCCCCTTGAATTCAGAAACTTCAGTTTGTTCCAAATTATGTGTGTTTAGGATTGGAACGTTAAGGAGCAAGGGGTAGTTAAAGCAGGCTAAGGTCCCCCAAAACATGATTTGCAGTCTGTGCCCCCCAACAAGACCTGTTAAAGTGCCCCTCCCTCAGCTACCCCCTTACATTTGTCCAGAGCTGGGTATAAATCAGCACCTTCTTGTCCCTTGCAGAGAGGCACGGCCTGAAGGAGCCCAAACGGGTAGAAGAGCTGCAGAACAAGATTGTCAATTGCCTCAAGGACCACGTGACTTTCAACAATGGCGGCCTGAACCGGCCAAATTACTTGTCTAAACTCCTGGGCAAGCTCCCGGAACTGCGCACGCTCTGCACGCAAGGCCTGCAGCGTATTTTCTACCTGAAACTGGAAGATTTGGTGCCACCACCAGCAATAATTGACAAACTTTTCTTGGAcactttacctttttaaaaaaaaaagaacagaaagagagagagagagaaagtgtagGGGGGAAGATCTAGAAGGAAAGACTATGCTGCTGTGCTTTCAGAGTGAAGAACTTTCAAAGCCTCGAAGGGAGGGGggatgcaagcaagcaagcaagcaagcagatcgAGGGCCCAGGAGAAAAGCAAGAGCCCCCCTGATCAGGAAGGAGCACCTCTGGCTGTCGCATGCTCCCATCCCTCCAATCTGTGG contains:
- the NR4A2 gene encoding nuclear receptor subfamily 4 group A member 2; protein product: MPCVQAQYGSSPQGASPATQSYAYHHSAAAGEYSSDFLTPEFVKFSMDLTNTEITATTSLPSFSTFMDNYGAAAAAAAGYDVKPPCLYQMPSQPPPPPPPAPSIKVEELSLHSHGYPPPPQPPAAGGPQPPDELAVYYKPCASPPTPAAGFAPGQSVWDEAGPLHGFHHHHHHHHQAYGGAAGGAAGGGGGGGVHKAAPTAVPRLSLFSFKQSPPGAPVGSCQMRFDGPLHALPLNGEPSGHGPGAHHHHHHHHHHHDGQPFALPNPIRKQATAAAVGFPGLQIGHASQLLDAQVPSPPSRGSPSNEGLCAVCGDNAACQHYGVRTCEGCKGFFKRTVQKNAKYVCLANKNCPVDKRRRNRCQYCRFQKCLAVGMVKEVVRTDSLKGRRGRLPSKPKSPQEPSPPSPPVSLISALVRAHVDSNPAMTSLDYSRFQANPDYQMSGDDTQHIQQFYDLLTGSMDIIRGWAEKIPGFTDLPKQDQDLLFESAFLELFVLRLAYRSNPVEGKLIFCNGVVLHRLQCVRGFGEWIDSIVEFSSSLQNMNVDISAFSCIAALAMVTERHGLKEPKRVEELQNKIVNCLKDHVTFNNGGLNRPNYLSKLLGKLPELRTLCTQGLQRIFYLKLEDLVPPPAIIDKLFLDTLPF